A portion of the Harpia harpyja isolate bHarHar1 chromosome 15, bHarHar1 primary haplotype, whole genome shotgun sequence genome contains these proteins:
- the COL2A1 gene encoding LOW QUALITY PROTEIN: collagen alpha-1(II) chain (The sequence of the model RefSeq protein was modified relative to this genomic sequence to represent the inferred CDS: deleted 1 base in 1 codon): protein MPGRRPLRLAAGLAILFLAAAAAQDRDLPEAGSCLQDGQSYSDKDVWKPEPCRICVCDTGTVLCDEIICEELRDCPSPEIPFGECCPICPTDQPSGQPGPKGQKGEPGDIKDVVGPRGPPGPQGPAGEQGQRGDRGEKGEKGAPGPRGRDGEPGTPGNPGPPGPPGPPGPPGLGGNFAAQMAGGFDEKAGGAQLGVMQGPMGPMGPRGPPGPSGAPGPQGFQGNPGEPGEPGAAGPMGPRGPPGPPGKPGDDGETGKPGKSGERGPPGPQGARGFPGTPGLPGVKGHRGYPGLDGAKGEAGAPGAKGESGSPGENGSPGPMGPRGLPGERGRPGPSGAAGARGNDGLPGPAGPPGPVGPAGAPGFPGAPGSKGEAGPTGARGPEGAQGPRGESGTPGSPGPAGAPGNPGTDGIPGAKGSAGAPGIAGAPGFPGPRGPPGPQGATGPLGPKGQTGEPGIAGFKGEQGPKGETGPAGPQGAPGPAGEEGKRGARGEPGAAGPVGPPGERGAPGNRGFPGQDGLAGPKGAPGERGPAGLAGPKGATGDPGRPGEPGLPGARGLTGRPGDAGPQGKVGPTGAPGEDGRPGPPGPQGARGQPGVMGFPGPKGANGEPGKAGEKGLPGAPGLRGLPGKDGETGAAGPPGPAGPAGERGEQGAPGPSGFQGLPGPPGPPGESGKPGDQGVPGEAGAPGLVGPRGERGFPGERGSPGAQGLQGPRGLPGTPGTDGPKGATGPAGPNGAQGPPGLQGMPGERGAAGIAGPKGDRGDVGEKGPEGAPGKDGARGLTGPIGPPGPAGPNGEKGESGPPGPSGAAGARGAPGERGEPGAPGPAGFAGPPGADGQPGAKGEQGEPGQKGDAGAPGPQGPSGAPGPQGPTGVTGPKGARGAQGPPGATGFPGAAGRVGPPGPNGNPGPPGPPGSAGKDGPKGARGDAGPPGRAGDPGLQGPAGPPGEKGEPGEDGPAGPDGPPGPQGLAGQRGIVGLPGQRGERGFPGLPGPSGEPGKQGAPGSAGDRGPPGPVGPPGLTGPAGEPGREGNPGSDGPPGRDGAAGVKGDRGETGPVGAPGAPGAPGAPGPVGPTGKQGDRGETGAQGPMGPSGPAGARGMPGPQGPRGDKGETGEAGERGLKGHRGFTGLQGLPGPPGPSGDQGAAGPAGPSGPRGPPGPVGPSGKDGSNGMPGPIGPPGPRGRSGEPGPAGPPGNPGPPGPPGPPGTGIDMSAFAGLGQPEKGPDPIRYMRADEAAGSLRQHDVEVDATLKSLNNQIESIRSPEGSKKNPARTCRDIKLCHPEWKSGDYWIDPNQGCTLDAIKVFCNMETGETCVYPNPSSIPKKNWWTSKTKDKKHIWFAETINGGFHFSYGDEDLAPNTANIQMTFLRLLSTEGSQNVTYHCKNSIAYMDEETGNLKKAILIQGSNDVEIRAEGNSRFTYSVLEDGCTKHTGKWGKTVIEYRSQKTSRLPIVDIAPMDIGGADQEFGVDIGPVCFL from the exons AtgcccggccgccgcccgctccgcctCGCCGCCGGCCTCGCCATCCTCttcctcgccgccgccgccgcgcaggacCGAGACCTCC ccgaagcaggcagctgcctgcaggacgGGCAGAGCTATAGCGATAAGGACGTATGGAAGCCGGAGCCGTGCCGTATCTGCGTGTGCGACACGGGGACCGTCCTCTGCGACGAGATCATCTGCGAGGAGCTGCGGGATTGTCCCAGCCCCGAAATCCCCTTCGGAGAGTGCTGCCCCATATGTCCCACTGACCAACCCAGCg gGCAACCTGGCCCCAAG GGGCAGAAGGGCGAGCCCGGTGACATTAAAGAT gtCGTAGGACCCCGAGGGCCTCCGGGACCGCAG GGCCCGGCAGGTGAGCAGGGACAACGAGGGGACCGTGGCGAGAAGGGGGAAAAG gGTGCTCCCGGCCCCCGGGGCAGGGATGGAGAACCCGGCACCCCTGGAAATCCTGGCCCCCCTGGCCCCCCTGGAcctcccggcccccccggccTTGGTGGG AACTTCGCAGCTCAGATGGCAGGCGGCTTCGACGAGAAGGCTGGGGGCGCGCAGCTGGGCGTCATGCAGGGACCCATG GGCCCCATGGGACCCCGTGGCCCCCCTGGACCCTCCGGCGCTCCT GGTCCCCAAGGATTTCAAGGCAACCCCGGCGAGCCTGGCGAGCCTGGCGCTGCT GGTCCGATGGGTCCCCGGGGACCACCGGGACCTCCTGGGAAACCCGGTGATGAC GGTGAAACAGGAAAACCCGGCAAATCTGGCGAGCGTGGCCCACCTGGCCCCCAG GGTGCTCGTGGCTTCCCTGGGACGCCCGGCCTCCCCGGAGTGAAAGGCCACCGG GGCTACCCTGGATTGGACGGTGCCAAAGGAGAGGCAGGGGCTCCTGGAGCCAAG GGCGAATCCGGCTCACCTGGCGAGAACGGCTCCCCCGGCCCCATG ggtcCCCGTGGGCTGCCTGGAGAGAGAGGACGTCCCGGCCCCTCCGGCGCTGCG GGTGCTCGTGGCAACGATGGTCTCCCCGGCCCGGCTGGACCCCCT GGACCTGTCGGCCCAGCCGGAGCCCCCGGCTTCCCCGGTGCCCCTGGCTCAAAG GGTGAAGCTGGTCCCACCGGCGCACGAGGTCCCGAGGGTGCCCAGGGTCCCCGCGGTGAATCCGGCACCCCCGGCTCTCCTGGCCCTGCCGGTGCCCCC GGTAACCCAGGGACTGACGGCATCCCCGGCGCGAAGGGCTCGGCG GGTGCCCCGGGCATCGCCGGCGCTCCAGGCTTCCCCGGCCCCCGCGGCCCGCCCGGACCCCAGGGTGCCACCGGCCCGCTGGGACCCAAGGGACAGACG GGAGAACCCGGCATTGCGGGCTTCAAAGGCGAACAGGGACCGAAGGGCGAGACG ggaCCTGCAGGACCCCAAGGTGCCCCCGGGCCGGCTGGCGAGGAAGGCAAGAGAGGAGCCCGCGGTGAACCTGGTGCTGCCGGCCCTGTGGGACCACCTGGAGAGAGG GGTGCCCCCGGCAATCGTGGCTTCCCCGGGCAGGATGGGCTCGCTGGACCCAAG GGTGCTCCGGGCGAGCGCGGTCCCGCCGGCCTCGCGGGTCCCAAGGGAGCCACCGGCGATCCCGGGCGCCCCGGAGAGCCCGGGCTGCCCGGAGCCAGG GGTCTCACCGGCCGCCCAGGTGACGCTGGTCCTCAAGGCAAAGTCGGCCCAACC GGTGCTCCTGGCGAGGATGgtcgccccggcccccccggcccgcaGGGTGCTCGTGGCCAGCCTGGTGTGATGGGTTTCCCCGGTCCCAAAGGTGCTAAC GGTGAGCCTGGAAAAGCCGGTGAGAAAGGCCTCCCCGGTGCCCCAGGGCTGCGG GGTCTTCCTGGCAAGGACGGTGAGACGGGAGCTGCCGGCCCCCCAGGACCTGCC GGTCCCGCGGGTGAGAGAGGAGAGCAAGGAGCCCCCGGTCCCTCTGGCTTCCAG GGGCTGCCCGGGCCACCAGGTCCCCCCGGAGAGAGCGGCAAACCCGGAGATCAG GGTGTTCCTGGAGAAGCCGGTGCCCCCGGTCTTGTCGGTCCCAGA ggcgaACGCGGCTTCCCCGGTGAACGTGGCTCTCCTGGTGCACAAGGGCTGCAAGGTCCTCGTGGGCTCCCCGGCACACCGGGCACCGACGGACCCAAG GGTGCAACCGGACCGGCCGGCCCCAATGGTGCCCAGGGTCCCCCAGGGCTTCAGGGAATGCCCGGTGAGAGAGGAGCAGCCGGCATCGCCGGTCCCAAGGGAGACCGG GGAGACGTCGGAGAGAAGGGCCCCGAGGGAGCCCCTGGAAAGGACGGCGCACGC GGTCTGACGGGTCCCATCggtccccccggccccgctggcccCAACGGCGAGAAG GGTGAATCTGGCCCTCCTGGTCCATCTGGTGCTGCCGGTGCCCGTGGTGCCCCT GGCGAGCGCGGTGAACCCGGTGCCCCTGGTCCCGCCGGATTTGCTGGCCCCCCG GGTGCCGACGGGCAACCCGGTGCCAAAGGCGAACAAGGAGAGCCCGGGCAGAAGGGTGACGCCGGTGCTCCCGGTCCCCAAGGTCCCTCTGGCGCACCTGGCCCGCAG ggTCCAACTGGTGTAACTGGTCCCAAAGGAGCCCGAGGTGCTCAGGGCCCCCCT ggaGCCACCGGATTCCCCGGCGCCGCCGGCCGTGTGGGACCACCCGGCCCTAAT GGTAACCCAGGCCCCCCCGGTCCCCCCGGCTCTGCTGGCAAAGATGGTCCCAAGGGTGCTCGTGGTGATGCCGGTCCCCCGGGCCGTGCTGGTGACCCCGGTCTCCAAGGCCCTGCCGGCCCCCCTGGCGAGAAAGGTGAACCCGGCGAGGACGGCCCCGCG GGTCCTGACGGTCCCCCCGGTCCCCAAGGTTTGGCAGGACAGCGCGGCATCGTCGGTCTTCCTGGACAGCGTGGCGAGAGAGGCTTCCCCGGGCTGCCGGGACCATCG GGCGAACCTGGGAAACAAGGAGCACCCGGCTCTGCAGGCGACCGCGGCCCCCCCGGCCCTGTGGGTCCCCCCGGTCTGACAGGTCCTGCCGGCGAACCTGGGCGCGAG GGTAACCCTGGCTCTGACGGACCCCCAGGCAGGGACGGAGCAGCTGGTGTGAAG GGCGATCGTGGCGAGACCGGTCCTGTAGGTGCCCCCGGCGCTCCCGGTGCCCCCGGCGCTCCTGGCCCCGTAGGTCCCACCGGAAAACAAGGAGACAGAGGCGAGACG ggTGCACAAGGTCCCATGGGTCCCTCCGGTCCTGCTGGCGCTCGAGGCATGCCG GGTCCCCAAGGGCCTCGCGGTGACAAGGGTGAGAcaggagaggctggagagagAGGGCTGAAGGGCCACCGCGGCTTCACCGGGCTGCAGGGTCTTCCCGGACCACCC GGTCCTTCTGGAGACCAAGGTGCTGCTGGTCCTGCGGGTCCCTCCGGTCCCAGG GGTCCCCCTGGGCCCGTCGGCCCCTCTGGCAAAGACGGCTCCAACGGCATGCCCGGCCCCATCGGTCCCCCCGGCCCGCGCGGACGAAGTGGCGAACCAGGTCCTGCG GGTCCTCCCGGAAACCCAGGTCCCCCCGGTCCTCCCGGCCCCCCCGGCACTGGCATCGACATGTCAGCTTTTGCTGGCCTGGGTCAGCCGGAGAAGGGTCCCGACCCCATCCGCTACATGCGGGCGGACGAGGCCGCCGGCAGCCTGCGGCAGCACGATGTCGAGGTGGACGCCACGCTCAAGTCCCTCAACAACCAGATTGAGAGCATCCGCAGCCCCGAGGGCTCCAAGAAGAACCCGGCCAGGACCTGCCGTGACATCAAGCTTTGCCATCCCGAGTGGAAGAGCG gagacTACTGGATCGACCCGAACCAGGGCTGCACGTTGGACGCCATCAAAGTTTTCTGCAACATGGAGACGGGCGAGACCTGCGTCTACCCCaaccccagcagcatccccaagAAGAACTGGTGGACCAGCAAGACCAAAGACAAGAAGCACATCTGGTTCGCAGAGACCATTAATGGCGGTTTCCAC TTTAGCTACGGCGATGAAGACCTGGCTCCCAACACTGCCAACATCCAGATGACCTTCCTCCGTCTCCTGTCCACTGAAGGCTCCCAGAACGTCACTTACCACTGCAAGAACAGCATCGCCTACATGGACGAGGAGACAGGCAACCTGAAGAAAGCCATCCTCATCCAGGGGTCCAACGACGTAGAGATCAGAGCTGAGGGCAACAGCAGGTTCACGTACAGCGTCTTGGAGGATGGTTGCACG AAACACACTGGCAAATGG GGCAAGACAGTCATTGAGTACCGATCGCAGAAGACCTCGCGCCTGCCCATTGTAGATATTGCACCTATGGACATTGGTGGAGCCGATCAGGAGTTTGGCGTGGATATTGGCCCAGTCTGCTTCTTGtaa